Proteins co-encoded in one Bubalus bubalis isolate 160015118507 breed Murrah chromosome 7, NDDB_SH_1, whole genome shotgun sequence genomic window:
- the THAP9 gene encoding DNA transposase THAP9 isoform X3, with the protein MTRSCSAVGCSTRDTVLSRERGLSFHQFPTDTIQRSKWIRAVNRMDPRSKKIWIPGPGAMLCSKHFQESDFESYGIRRKLKKGAVPSVSLYKVLQGVHLKGKARQKILKQPLPDNSQEVATEDHNYSLKRPLTIGAEKLAEVQQMLQVSKKRLASAKNYRMIKKRKGLQLIDALIEEKLLTEETECLLRAQFSDFKWELYNWRETAEYSAEMKQFACTLYLCSSKVYDYVRKILKLPHSSILRTKK; encoded by the exons ATGACCCGAAGTTGCTCGGCAGTGGGCTGCAGCACACGAGACACCGTGCTGAGCCGGGAGCGCGGCCTCTCTTTCCACCA ATTTCCAACTGATACTATACAGCGCTCAAAATGGATCAGGGCTGTTAATCGTATGGACCCCAGAAGCAAAAAGATTTGGATCCCAGGACCAGGTGCTATGCTATGTTCCAAACATTTTCAAGAAAGTGACTTTGAGTCATATGGCATaagaagaaagctgaaaaaaGGAGCTGTGCCTTCTGTTTCTCTGTACAAG GTTCTCCAAGGTGTACACCTTAAAGGTAAAGCAAGACAGAAAATCCTCAAACAGCCACTTCCTGATAATTCTCAAGAGGTTGCTACTGAAGACCATAACTACAGTTTAAAGAGACCTCTGACAATAGGAGCAGAGAAACTAGCTGAGGTGCAACAGATGCTGCAAGTGTCCAAAAAAAGACTTGCTTCTGCAAAAAACTACAGGATGATCAAGAAGAGAAAGGGCTTACAACTAATTGATGCGCTTATAGAAGAGAAGCTACTTACAGAAGAAACAGAATGTCTGCTACGAGCACAATTTTCTG ATTTTAAGTGGGAGTTGTATAACTGGAGAGAAACAGCTGAGTACTCCGCAGAAATGAAGCAGTTTGCGTGTACACTCTACTTGTGCAGTAGCAAAGTCTACGATTATGTAAGAAAGATTCTTAAGCTGCCTCATTCTTCCATCCTCAGAAC